The genomic segment TAGGAAATGTACCGGAATTAAGTCACTgcagtaaaaacattaaataaaagagGAAATATAAGGTAGAACTATGATAAATCAActgaattaaagaaaatatttttgtaacctaatttgaataatatttaattaaatataatatttttccaaataaacttacttattatttttagtcaatCATTTTTATAGATGAAAAATGATATCAGTCCAATGTGTGATTTATAATGacccattaaataatattaagtactgaACTCATTTCACgtatggtacctataatttacatacatatagacagtaacaacaataacaattaactGCCTATAAGTACCGAGTAATAGCATAcgattatgtatatttatagttccataatgtatattgtatatagataatgtaaataggtatgataattaaattactataatacctgataatattttcttcgtATGTCTGTGTTtagataaaaagttaaatgtttaaatgtttaaaatgatttaagtgCAAACTTATAGTATGGGTTACTAAAGAATATTAAAAGAACATTTCGATTTAGTGTGGAGCGATCCCAcacagtaaatatatatttattcaatatttaataaacattaaaaaaataaattaaaatattgtaaaaatgattaatttctATTGgtcataagtttttaaatattaattaaattataattaacatttgtcgtatattgtagacagtcgtcactgtaatattaattaatgtaaacatattacatgtagAAATCAACTtagcaatttagatattaatataggtcaggCCAATGAAGAAAGATGTGCTGAGGCAgcaacaatattttactttataacacCGCTGTACGCGCATGCACCGGGACAGTCCCGTTGTCGCTGAGTGAGTACCTACGACGGTCGAGCGTGTGAACGTCGATCATAGTACGGACTAAGAcgctaagtattttatttatgtttgtttgaatttaataaaagtgtttccgaccattaaaacccgagttgaatattattttaaagtcgtCTTCGTTCTTACCTTTAATATTGGAACAGTGCTCAGACAcacatacctataggctatagtcaatgaggtttattgcaaattgaacagtgctctggttgtggagtcctaatagtcattccaaTTTAGGGAACGAACGAAGAATCGACAAACGCATACCGTCGTACCTCAAAGGTTAACAATGctaatctgaatttattctagagaCAGTCGTTAGCTTATAGCGTACAAAGGTAAGGCGTGTAGTAGGTTTTACCGTGTGTCACTTTTGATACAGGTGATACCACACACTGTTTGAACccttttacaaataataattagtgttgaaattatatattaaataaatatcagataccaacattttataaataaataactttttattagtaaaaatataaaaatatattatgaaaacgatTTATGTAATAAGATAatgaaacagaaaaaataaaataataaaactataatataaaatatattataataaagtaggtatggGTAAAATGTCGGATTTCGGGTTTTGCGTTCTAAACCGGGTAAAATGTTTTCAGGTTTCGGGTTCGGTGTTAATAACAAGAAAATGCAAATAagtttgttgaaaataaaaaacggtTGGTCAACCtctccaaaaaaaaatgaagatattcttattgtatttgactgtaatattcaatttaattaaaactaattataattactaaacgTGGGCGTGCGCAGACATTTGTGGCAGGTTCTAGTTTGTTTACACTATTATGATcgaaatcaatatttaaaaatatgccccctattattcatatttacacTACTGATGGATGCTGGTAAATTTCGACTCTCGGTAAGCAAATTTGTAATGTTAATCTGGGGTGTACTTGTGATTGTGGTAAAAATTGGTCTtggttttcaataataaaatcaaccGTTTCCACCTCTTCCAAATATCTTCTACGGTTAGTAGATTTTCTAACTTGGAATCGAAGCTTATTgtaaatgaaacaaataattaactttaaaatccTATACTTGTACTACTCAAATTAATTATCAGCATCAGTGGCCCCGAACCCATGTATTAGGTGTGGCACCTATGGGTGTACCGCCAAAAATTGGTGGGTAATCGTAATcctaagtattaaaatatattgtacaaatatacaaatatacaaataggtataagAAAGATGACGTAGCGTGTCGTAGCGTGCAATGTGTATTGTGtgataatattagaaatagccaatacctacgtaataactaattaataatttaattaatagtgtTACCAcaaaccattaaaaaatattgtgtaaaaagtcaaaaaccttttataatacagtacatttactatttttattttacaagtgataaaacaattaGTATTTAACTGAAATAGTGGGGAATGGCCCCCTGACACACatgaatgaatttattttaggtacaaAGATTTGTGctttcatatttcatttttattttgtgtctgcaATCGCCtattaagacagtaaaaatggttcaaatttctacttcagcatcgttttatatagtttttttttctagttggtactttgttgggcttaaactcaaaagtaataaaattcccagtagttttcaaaaacgtcataatcatttttttgtgtttttcgaaaaacaaaaaaaaattaacaaataaaagtaatttttacacaaaattctACAAAATCTATTATGTTTCTCTGTtattgtaactcaaaaatgaataaccgtaaaaactatatattttaacgaaatttttgtataaattttcCTTACAAGATATTTTCtacaagatattcaaaatatattgaaacatttttgagctttaaaaatgtttatttttaaatattgtcgaTAAATAATTTCCTCTCTCGGTCAAGTTGAACACAGATccacaataaatttttttttttaatacgcatctaaagttaaaactaataaaatgcatttaagtttttatatttttatcgatcTTTCCaagaaaagttaaaagtaaagtTTACCAGTAAGTCACAATCATTTCGTATGAGCATTAGAAATTCAATTGTTTACGAAGATTAGCGTTAGTCATTATTTCGTTGTGATTCAAAAACATTCGTGGtgacttataacttttattataatatatgtacatgccgaacctttgtaaaaatagttaaaagcagtaaatatttaggtacaaaaaTGTGTCATAATCTTAAATGGAATAACCACACAAAATGTGTAACAAACAAATTAAGGAAACTTATGTATGCACAATTGTTCAACagaattatcattatattattatagtgctcaCTATAGTAAGTTTGTTGTAGACAGTTTGTTGTAATGTTGTCAAGTGTAcaagagtaatttttttttgtattttaaaataatgtcttcaaaaagagtaaaattggGTGGCGCTGAATATGAAAAAGGAGCAAAAGTAAAACAGTTACAATGAGACAGGCCCGGATTGAACCGGCgagctattattattgtatgggttTTCCCACCATTATCGCAATATCGTCCAACGGGCAACAATTAATGAAACTCACACACACTACGTACACTTCCACACAACACACAAGTTTAcatttcacattattattacttatcgacttatttgaaataacttgataatttagttttttctacATCGACTACACAGTCCTGAATCAAAAAGGTTAcgtgtttttatgtttactgtGGTTTAGTGCGtccttacattaaaatattttgttcgccgtactaaatatataagtactaatatACATAGCCCTGCGCAGGGGGGATGTCGGGTATGCCATGGCATCCCCTGCAGAGTTATCATAACCATATAGTTTAtagttgtaaatgttttgattataaattagaaccATGAACTAACATAGTTCATAGAATCTTAGttcaagaatttaaatattttggttatttttttatattattgagacgaaatcaaatattaactagatttcataattatattttcataatcaccacaggtaggtacctataaataaaaattataatattatagttgaaatcAAAATCCACTATTTTCGTGAGAATTGCGGGTTTTGTCACCAGAACACTAAGGCCCATGcggtattgtttattttcatactatcaaaaataaaataatttcgattaatttaatcatcattttttgttattattttatttatataattataatttgatcaaATGTCTGTAGGTTTTTATACTGTTACATTATTGGAATGAAATCATAGTacaaattgttcaaattaaaatatctaaaaccaataaataagctaaataaaatgcatgttaATATCTTTTCGCATTATATGGCAAGTTATTTGTACCAGTTAAGAGTTTTTGGgtggttattttttgtattgacctacgtaggtatatttaaaaatactggcatacccTCCGAAacaagtctgcgcacgcctatgctaatatacgactatactagtataggtacctacctaatataggtacgtattataatattttttattttgtgcaaaTTGTGCAATATACTCACTTACGTATTtgcaataattgaatttaaaaagtatttaagactGCGCTTGTCATggataaagaaaaaagaaaaaaattttttggacCATAGGTGCAGATTTCGGGGGTGGGCCGAAAACTCTCAATCCGGGCGCTGCAATAAGATGAgttaaacgaaaaattacaaactttTTTAAGCCATCAGCGGTTCTTATGTCTTATGCGAATAATAACACAAGTTATATTTTGAGCATTCAATTTCTGAgaacctatatatacctaatatttatatatattgtacatgtaCTATATGTACCTTTCctgttttaaaagttaataattttattatacctagttgATTATTGACGACCAATTAAATTCTAAGTTTGACAGAACtcatgattaaaaataagaGAGCAaactgaatatataatataaattaaataaacaaagttTCAAATGAGGAAGTAAATAAATggtctatatgtatattttattactataaacttCAATCTAAGAATGAGTCTCTAAGAAAGTCGTTCAATACAAACTACCTATATCTTGTTAACATAATAAAGAGAGTAAAATTAAGAACTAATTAAAGAAGATATGTAAAACTAGGTATGGATCTGGAAGTCAATCAGGAAACATTTAACGTTGAGGACGGTGTGGCTATTGATGgcttaatttgtttgtatttaaaatataattgtgttcaaggcatttgtttgataaaacgcctataatcataattttacacACTGGCCTGTATTAGGTACTccttaaattcataaatattattgaagagcagatcaaatattaatttacttttaagtaTTCATTAACAacaaatggtaataattattgcttGGCCTATTCTaacctttataatttattaaaggtatcaaggtatctataataaaataattgtctacATATTTCTTGATTTCATACAAAACTATAATTCCTAGACAAGTCGACAGACTACAAGTTTTAACTGCTTAATGCAAACAAtccaacaaaacttaaataaacattgaatTTCAGAATGTATATGATTTCAAgacaatatgaaaaattattcattttattacgTCATTATTTTATGCCTATACCATATCTGTGTTTTATAGgaatatatattcatatcaaAGAATaaatgaccataatattataacacaaaggCAAAGTCTCTCTAAATTTTACATGATAATCATAtgcataaattgtaattttaacactcaaaaaatatatataaattttaaagttataatgtattaaatattatattttagaattttagtgATGATATTTCTCCCAagttttttgttcaaaaataaacattgaaaaattatgcaataggtaaacattttattacatctatattctaaaattgtactgttcaaaattataaacttacattaatttatgtttaatattattaaaagcctgatactttaaatattaaccaattgtttacttatcagttattatattaattaactgaATAACtacttgttaaatttatttagtttacagTGTCAATTGTCTCTTATATTCATCCAGTGTTAAAgccatcataaataaatatatctaaaacaGAATCCAAATATCAATTGTACTAATAGGTCAATCACTGCATCAAAATCcacttttacaaaaaaatcttcttttcatagtaaaaatattatgtgtatcaaTCAAAAAGTTGtactattgatattaaaaaacacagataatcCATAGCAATATAGCATAGGAGTTTTTGGTGACTAAACATATGCTATCAGCAGCTAGGTTTTCTATATCCATTAGCATTAAGCTCAATGTAAACAGATACAGCAAAACTAGCAGTTGACAGCATATTTTTAGTCACCAAAAACTCCTATGCTATGGCTTATctgtgtattttaaaaacaatggttATACCAAACTGATTCTGTACTTGGAAATCTGTTTTAATACGAATCActgaaaatcatattataaatcataaattattagttattgacaAAACCCTAGTATAAggaatattatgatgtatgctCAATGATACAAAGCGAATATTCACAAAGTGAAAAGCGCTTATTTTTTAATGGGACATTAaatggaacaaaatataataaactcaaGCTCAcatcacatatatattatatttcatctcACACAATGAAATATGCACAAAAACACAAGACTTCGGATCATGACGAGCATACTTCTTATTCCTTATACTATAGTTAAACCCATTCAATATAGTATATGATTAgggaactattttttttgtatattagtatatattatatacatattaatttgtttataaattatgtttgatataTTGGATAATAGGATATGGTAAGATCTTGAtactaaattcaataaatttaaaaaaaaaaatttattaaaaaggcACTTTTACACAATTAACACTTACTAATAACTAAGTGTAAATCAAAAGTCAAATTTAGTtggttattaatgttttttttttgatattttttgaaatgcaGGTAGGCTTGCTAATGGCATTTTCATTGTGTACTTGGTTGGATCATCTTTCAATAGTGATGCCCCTACTACCTTCATCAGCAATgtcaatctaaaataatttaaattatgattaataaaaaaaaaaatctctaaatAAGAGGAAATAACATTGGCATTTGTTGTAATTGTCTAACATTTCTGTAACATATCAAATTCACACTCAACATATCAcgtttagcttcgttagtttaaaaattagagtgaaacacaacatattataaaacttgttGGTAAGAactaagaacattatttgtttttgaatgtgAACTTTTTTAAGATAGTTCAAATTTTTAGCAAGTTTTGCATtatatagcgtaaattaaaaatgctcataactcactgaattattgtaaaaaacctGATGTAAATAAACACagatgttcttaccatcaagtttcataagaGGTAggttcactctaatttttaaactaacaaagcTAAATGTGATCTGTTGAActtaaatttggtatgttacacaCTTGGAAGACTAATGCtgggttgcataaacaatttattaaatttaatggttcactaaaaatttaatggaccaatcacgggccactaaatcttgtttaagggaccattagcccactattgattcattaaatgttttgtgcaaTCCAgcataagaaaaacaattccaGTGTTATTTCCTcatgtgtacaaaaatattatcttaaattaataatttaattgaaagcattatatacaaataattattatatttttcacctgGAAAGACACatggttaaaattatattataatgtcaaattACCTCTTTTGACTACTTGATGGAAGAAATGAAGATATACAAGTTAAGTCAACTGTATACATGTTGATTaacatcataattataattatatgacataCAGCTTTATCCTTCATCTTAGATGTTAAATctctagaaaataaaaatatatacatataaatataaatatattaatttattttgttttaattttttaccgtCCAGTTACAGCGTATTCAACAAAATTATCCAACACCTTAAAATTTATTACTTCAGAATTTGGGTAAATTTCAATGtttctaatatttaattcatgtGATTTTAATTGCAACAATTCAATCAGTCCATCAGCAAAGGTAAGTAGGCAGATATTTTGAATCGTTTTATGAGGTAGTTTGTTCAAATTTGTTATGAAAAATTTTGATAAActgcaaacaaaatatattatttaaaataatagaccAAAGCCACAGAAAAATTACTTAAGTGGTGATAAACACAAGACTAAAacatgtattaaaatacaattttttttatttttaagtctgtATAAAACTCCTTTACTAGCTATTCGCCAGTAACTAAAcctgaaatattattcaaacaaaagGTTCTCAAGCTATGATCACGAGCCATATGTACGATCcaaaccattattttaattttaacattttcaatagttattttagattctaagaggaacgatgaatgtattgattttacaatgatgtgttttttttttttttttttttattttttttgtgtgtgtaagtaagtagtcgaaataatgcttcgattttaactttagtatcttgtttgatgggaaagtgaatattgttggtgcattggggaggtcaaaattttaaattcccaatagttttcataagcgccaggaaaaacaacataaaaattaaggaaaaacaggaatttttacgcaaaatctgttttcaagaaaatcgattttggtttttagtgcaactctacaacaaatgaccgtaggttcataaaattttgactaaatgtttatattagcattttctatacactataacattttccaaatattttgagctctttacggacatcttcagtttccattttttaaaattttttttctataaatatcaataaaattttatttgctggttaaaaaatcttgaaaatttaataggaggttgctattatattgtttcaaatgcagatgaaaaaaattaaaaatccatagtcacaatttttttttataagcatctaaagttcaaatattgacaaaatacgtaaaaatgacaaaaatttggaaattattttgagttagaaactcatgaaaaattttctttttaaatctaagatttgaaaatataaaacaacattcctcataagtttgtctacctttttccaaaaaaaaatgtctacaagcaagtcaaattaaatgtttatgagcgtttgaaatttatatttttacaaaatttgatattcactcgatttctcatgtaacgattttcttattttgttgtaataaaaaaaggaatgactgtaggtacttgaaaatttcactgaatgttaacattagcattttctatataagataaaattttgaaaataatttgactcattttgagctgtttacggacattgtcagttttcaatttttttagttttttttctataaatatcaataaagttttatctgttgagccaaaaagtgtaaaaaattaataaaaggttcctgatatattgttacaatagcagttaaaaaatattaaaaatacataggcacaatttttttttataagcatttaacgatcgaattttgacaaaatttatcaaattttaatttgaataattattttgtagttaaaaatttataaaatgttcaacttttatatctaaggctcgaaaatttaaaacgaaattcCACCTAAGTAGATAATTCTGTtcccaaaaaatctaaaaatacagatgcacagtttatttttatagtcattttaagttcagatttggacgaaattactattttagttattttgttgtgattgtataatattagtccTGGgtgcttgaaacttctaaagtatactattatattatatctatgatagtaccacggtttgttgttgaagtataatgcgttataagtacctaatggatattgtgatatgattaatttagaatttattatagatacttattataggtcaatatttttttttaataccatagataagtatataatatgtcttatacctagactgacataccgtctctgctcagaattgtttttcttatacagtgatattatatcattgaattcaaatttaatactgtctattatacagtgacccacttgtaacctactatacagcagagcgacatccacttacccacctttttttacttattattcattaatgacACGCAACTGATccaaagtataattaatattatggtccacaaaaaaaaaaattgaaaacgtcTGATTTATAACATACTTATCATTCaacttgaaatataaaaataacataaatttaaaatatacattaataatgaaccattaaaaaatgtttgaataatattttaagattatggTACCTaaccttgtattacaattttaattcttataaaattatttaaatcaatttcctTGAATTTTAatggttaatttaatttttgtggtAACTTACTCTTCATTGTCAGAAGAAATCGGTAACATGCTTATTACTTCTTTTGCATAATCGGTCATTAGAtctatttcattttcaagcaaCAATGTACTAACTGGATAAACTGTTTCCAATTTATTAGAGAAACGGTTACATCCTAGtggtaaatatactaaatattcaCTAGCCTGAGTAAATGAAGATTGCAATACATCagctataaaagaaaaaataacaaaatgatatactgaataggtatttatagaaatgtataCACATACAAGAACAAGAAATATTATTGAAGACGTCTGTTGGAACATTAACAGTATTGTTAACTCTAGACTTTGAAATACGTGATGactttttagttccaaatactGAGTTAAACTCTTCATTTTTATCAGTCAATGATTGGTCTTCAaacgttttcattttaaaatagtctGGTTTTTTAAGATAAGTCACTTTGGTACCATAAACTgaaacctacataatataataaaactcatgtttatataggtacttgttgcagtttacaattaaatttaaaaaaataggtaaatagaTTGAATACCTACCAaacagataacatttttttaaactaataacttAGGCATATATACCTAACTTAGCCTaccttatttgtttttttattcctCAAAATTAAGTATTTGTTTCCGGTTTCCTTTCTACTAGGATCTTCTTCTTCGACTGTACCACCGTGTtggttgaatatttttaatacaggtCTATTAGATGTATTCTCAATTGCCATGCCAcaatctaaaaatgttgatgaattcAGATAACCCACTTCTGTAATAgctagaaaaaaaacacaaatctgTCAACACATGACTCGACGTTTCATTAGATTCTAACATGTGGAGAAAATCTGTAAACttggataatatatattgtatatgtgtaCGATATAGACAATTTGAACCATAGTttcatagaaaaattatttaatagcgTATGTACAGTGGAAATCTGTTGATTCGGATTTCGTAAAAGACTCACCGATAACTGGTGGAACGGTGGGTTCCGCGTAAATCTGTTCCACGATGCCGTCCATCGTGCAAAGGCGTAATTGCAGTTTCCACACGCTGACGAAATGTACGAGAAGAACTAGTTGCAGACCACGTGTTTCAAATGCgaatgtctaaaatattattataattcacaattGTCTACACAAAAGCAGTACAGATTCAAATATCACGCTCGAACTTTGCCGTATAGTGACCATTGTTAATATATGCCGCCCGGCCTGTCGTCTTATCATTGTTTACGAACTCGTATCATCTACCGTGAAGAGATAATGGACTTTATCAGTGTTGTGGTCAGAAAATCAAGCTGACAGAtacaacaatattgttgtttttgttgttgttgtttccGTCGTATTGAGATTTTGgttgcaatataataaattagaaaatatacagAAGTATTCATAAACTGTCTGGCTGCTGGAAGTGGTTCATTTTTTCGTGCATTTAGACCAATAAGAGGAAGAAAAAAatcacccagtaccaaaagccctattttaattttgaaaacatattgaATTCCTATTTCCTAATAAATTCCTTATTCTCTTTTCTATgttatgtaggaaatggattttcgtatgtttttttttttagtaaaacttgagtaaaagtgaattttgaaaaaaaaaaaaagaagaaaattaatttggatttacactaattaaacaatagtcaatacaaaaaatcgaaaatcctCTTCCTATGTAGGTAACTTAGAAAATAGAATAAAGAATTCAAATGTTTTCCATATTGAAATtgggcttttggtactgggtgaattttTCTTCCGCTTTTTGGGACTTTCATGTAGTGTTTGGAAAGAATGAGTTCCAAACAGAATGGATTTCTGgaacgaatttatttttaaagtacggcacgttattaaacaaattcatttttataaaaaataacgagtCAATGAACGAGTTCtctttttcaaggaaaaataacaaaattgtaggTGCCTTTCTAGtcccaataatttacacagatatgttgacaattgaaattaagatatattatctttaatgtgtataatgtatattgccaATTAGTGATCGTTCTCGAGTATCGACGTTAATCATTAGTCACTTTATTAATACttcttatagttataacttataagctataatttatatagaaatgaGACATGAGTacgggtacctatataaaatataattatttataacaataaacgatAAGACAGTCGACATACGTTGGCcaactatttaattttgaagaaaatctcaaaatagaattataaaatatgtacctacctacttgttagcttaaaaattaaatattaaaaattaaataattatgcatatgaaaaaaaacataatgattaaataggaatttttattttatttagaactaaaaaaggaactcgttcattttctagagaaacgaattcttttttttaaagaacgaCGAGCGGAACGAATTTCTTTTTATGTAGACACAATTTGCCAAACACTGcttttgttgaaaattttttGATCCCAAAATGTAGTGACTATTTTGACTGCGCTTACGTTACTGAATTCCAAGAATATTAGCCGTAGTTGATCTTTATTTACATAAACCGTTCTGGGAACTATGATCTTCAGTgatcttaaaatgttttatatctaATCAGATGCATcataaggggattcgataccatgattttctgtttttgtctaacacacgcgcgacatagaagtgtttttgccaaacataccaattgatctaatgtagcgataagaattctaaaaacagatttgaatttgtcatcaagtctacttaaaatcgactttcccatatttttgattttaacttctacgaaaattgaaatacaacaatttttaaatactcttttttattatgacatttttaggaatttagaggataatatcaaaaatgttggAATTTCAAATTCAAGTAGACTTTACGACAGATTATGGTAGACAGGGGCAATAATGGAATACTGTAGCTACACCAAAAAGTTGACCTCTGTCCAGTGCCGCAATTAGGATTCTTGGGACCCCGGACAAGGTCAATGTATGGGGCCCTAACAGGCTCGGATTGAACCggcgagctaccgagaaaatctcggtgggccgggAAAATTTGGgccgttattatttttggacaaaagTAGTCTGGTATTTTTAGatagtgatataataaaatatagatcaaaatacacggttaaaacaataaatgcgTCAGCCGTATAGTACTGATGTATAgtgtattggttatttaattcTCAAGAATTGTCAATCGATAATACACGCTAGAGCAGTAAAGCCTAGCGTTGCAATATGTACCAAG from the Acyrthosiphon pisum isolate AL4f chromosome X, pea_aphid_22Mar2018_4r6ur, whole genome shotgun sequence genome contains:
- the LOC100166975 gene encoding uncharacterized protein LOC100166975, encoding MDGIVEQIYAEPTVPPVIAITEVGYLNSSTFLDCGMAIENTSNRPVLKIFNQHGGTVEEEDPSRKETGNKYLILRNKKTNKVSVYGTKVTYLKKPDYFKMKTFEDQSLTDKNEEFNSVFGTKKSSRISKSRVNNTVNVPTDVFNNISCSSDVLQSSFTQASEYLVYLPLGCNRFSNKLETVYPVSTLLLENEIDLMTDYAKEVISMLPISSDNEDLSKFFITNLNKLPHKTIQNICLLTFADGLIELLQLKSHELNIRNIEIYPNSEVINFKVLDNFVEYAVTGRDLTSKMKDKAVCHIIIIMMLINMYTVDLTCISSFLPSSSQKRLTLLMKVVGASLLKDDPTKYTMKMPLASLPAFQKISKKKH